In one Paraburkholderia azotifigens genomic region, the following are encoded:
- a CDS encoding DUF4148 domain-containing protein, translating to MKSRFLTALVIAATVASPVFAGTDTSGLTRAQVRDELAQLRAVGYDQSRGEDVNYPTEIQAAEARLAAQRGDASYGGVVAAGSSSAGAPKIARHLDNDGMQPIYFGQ from the coding sequence ATGAAATCCCGCTTCCTTACCGCACTCGTTATCGCCGCAACTGTCGCTAGCCCCGTGTTCGCAGGCACTGACACATCCGGATTGACCCGTGCTCAAGTCCGCGACGAACTCGCGCAGCTACGCGCTGTGGGCTACGACCAGTCTCGCGGAGAAGACGTCAACTACCCCACCGAGATACAGGCGGCCGAAGCGCGCCTGGCAGCGCAACGCGGCGATGCGAGCTATGGCGGCGTCGTCGCGGCAGGTTCGTCGTCAGCGGGTGCTCCCAAGATTGCACGTCACCTCGACAACGACGGCATGCAGCCAA